The Nilaparvata lugens isolate BPH unplaced genomic scaffold, ASM1435652v1 scaffold2535, whole genome shotgun sequence genomic sequence tttatatatccctcaaatagcttacagctggagggatactatcgcactgttgtaatattcaattaaataaatgaataaacactTTGTTTATTCATCTATGCCTGCACTGTAATcgttattattttgtaatgtacaTAGATAATGAAATCTAGACTGACGAATCGTATTCCCGCTATTTCATTCCAATGAATTTGTTACAATACGTAGTTTTTTAGATTATCTACctttagttgagtttttttggtaaattgaataactgtctcaaaaattcatatttcaagataatttttattcaatcaataataatatcatgatgAATTTATCCTTAGagctcatgaatttatctcttttaccgaatttgaaatgatctatccaaaaatttaaactctaGGCGCTATCTCCAAAAGTAATGATGGGGAAAAAATtcgagaaatattttttttgattGCTGATAGTATGCGAatcgaaaaaatttgaaaaatatcaccagtagaaagttttttttagccttttGCACTGCCTTTGCACTGGTGGAATTCCTAGGCAACGACTGcctatatatatttaaaaaactcTGACACTCGAACTAGTTCCAACATAGTAtatttataacatattttcGCGGCTGTAACTTCAAATGCTCATGATAGCAGTCTAGTCGGCTTGAGCCATGCGACACACATTGTAGTGACGAGTGTTGTGTgattcgcacacaacagtgGCAGTGAACAGTGGAAATAATTTCCATAAGTTCTTAATTCTAATGGGtttattcatactcgctcggcaaggctaaatagaaaataatctgATTAAAACTCGTGcgaattatattttgaatgtcactgttgtgtgggaatccagcttgGTGGAATTCCCGAGCGACGACCTACACTAGAACGACTCTAGTCGTTCGGCTGTTGCTATAGTAGCTCTCTCCGAGCTCTCTGCTAGTATTCAATAACTGTACAGTACACTAAAACTATAGAGTCCAAAGTTACAGGATAACTGTATATAGTGTCCAAGACTTAACTGAGCTAGCCGCTCTTTGAGAAATGTACCTGTCGACTGCAGAAGATGGTGGAGCCGTACTGCTAAAGTCGCTTCAGTCGTACAAGATGCGATAACGTCagattgaataataatcttaAACCAAGTGAAACGATAAATTGGTCAGATTCAAATTGCTAGGGAGTTTTGACATTTGGAttcttttaatttaatttggCAACAACttgttataaattaaatttgtcTACAAGTGAGTTTGttccaattattttgaaactatctGGTTCTTCTGCCCGAATGAACTTGGATTTCTTGTGGAAGATTTTTCAGAGCAaagcattattgaataatacgCGCCAAATCCTTGGCCAAGGTTTCTTGAATAGTCCAGTTGTGATTTCCGCAGATATGTCTCCTGACCAAATAAGGATAAAAAGCCTTGACGCCACAAATAACATTCAAGCAACTGGTTGATTATAACATAATGGGGTTGAGACTTGCCAGTAATATTTCGACTGGCACTGTGGCACTGTAACCTCCATATTACTCATTTTTGtctcaatttaataaattttagaaaaggtACTCATCTAATGAGATAGGTCTCCAGACAGCGATTATAGACAATTAGGGTGAACTCATCCTGAAAAATGGTGGACTACCAACGAAAATCTTctctagaataaataacatttcaGCTGAAAAAGTTTTATAATTCCAATTATTTCTACAATACGTTTTCCAATAATATGTACTGTGATTGTTTCCAGTAATTCCTACCCTATTGAACAATAACTGTCCCAATTCAATATATATGTGAAAACCTCATATCCTACAGAATATTCAGAGATATATGGAAGGAGGAAGGCCACAAGCGGTAAATGGGTACAGTAAAGCGATAAatttgtcatacatgacatcaaaacctattcaatttttgaaattttattttgtgaattggaaatctggtcgcggatttaattattaatgtaattgatgaagcgagaagatctccaatgtacaaagatgaaacgtgtgttttattacgtttcgtgaaggcaatataatggtttttagctccatgctatacaaacaagagtgagttgacttctggtctgtgaatcaaggctgcatgtgtttttcacataaatagattttgaatttttctttcgaaGCCCGTATTCCTTTAACCGTTTGTGAAGTtagttgttgagttaaggcattggtCACTtgaaggattctgtcttgaggattcaattataggctgtcgcagtccgggcagtttaaacctacataattgtatttcaggatttgaatcttgtaaGGAAAGCTGATGTTTTTGATTCAAACACCTGgcagagtttttttttatatatttttttatttaaaatcggGAGTGCTTTAACTGGACCTTGAGGAGCAGGCCAAGGGACTCTTTTAAGGTAAAGTAAGATAATAGTTGATAAAttgtacattttttaatttttcagatcTATAATTCTAAATAGTAATTTTTGGTTTCTATTATCAAAAAAACTGAACGACCACAGATCAGCTaagcgagtagcccttaaattatcatctgattattatttggtaataaattctaattctaatttaaaTTCTAATTCgtaatacataataatttgtattttatccCAAAACCCTGAACGACCAAacctattacatttttctttcttcccaccaattgattacaaattcatcttcattatcaaGTTCTATCAATCTGCATTTCTccaagtgaataaataataatttgaagaaataagtGGATAAGTTACAATGCTGCAAATGAATAAGTATAAAGTAtttcaaatatatcaaaaagaTCTATTTATGATACACAGATCATATGCATGATTAGAAAAGAACTATAAGGGattagcccaaaactgttatttttctttatttttatagaaGTAGGCCCAAAAAGCAGGTTATATTCCTTCACTTAATTAATTCGAGAGAAATTTTCTGTCCAAAAAAATAGAaacgaaaaataatattaacatgGATTCTACACGGATAGAATTGGAATATCTTactcatctataatttttatgtCCAGTAAATCCTTTTTCCTGGTTATTCTCTGTGTTTTAATTTCAGATTTTTGAAGAACAAGGAATAAAATTCGTTTAAACTCTTGTCCatacagaaaataaaaaaaacgcAAAAAAACATCATATTGCTCGTGAATTGAtgatctcatcaatttagaagtTAGTACATTTCTCTCTTAAAGTTCGATCATCTTGAAGGATGATGATCTCCCTCATAGATAGACTGAAATAAAAGTGATCATGGAATATTGAAAGAATAGTGGACACTGGCCCTCATGTAACCGATTGTATAGCGTGCCCTTAGATGAGAATATTAATGACGCCCAAGTCTACCCATTCATAGCAtctgcctatccttattgttatttTAAACAATGGATCGCTCACTGGACTACTTTTCCCATGATCGCTCATTGAACGACACGGTGTCGTCCGATGAGCGATATCCGATGAGCGATCAGGGAGAAAATAGTCcactgagcgatccattgttcataataacaataaggataggcagaCGCTATGAATTAGAtgtcattaatcatcagggACAGTGACGGAGGAAGGCCGCAAGCGTATATGTATACtctgatgatgattgaatcagtACCTACTACCACCTCctataaaaatgaatcatttgCTGAAGAATAACTTGTAtccaataaacaatattttaacAAACTGGCAAACCGTAAGAAAATTCGATTCAGGTTCaggttttataaaaaaaattacctgagtttttttcaaattattaattttttggatTTAAGCGCCTAAATGTAGATTTTGCACTCTGTTGATTTAATCTGTTATGTGAATAGAATATAGGAGTCATTTCGCTCTTATATACTAACTATAACGATTGTAGATTGGCATGAGGTTAAAATTTGTGATTGCTTGTAGATGTAGATTGCTTCAGATGTGAAGTTGATCTTAAATCTTATTGATATCTGTGTGATACTTTGTCGCTTGTAGCCTTTCTCCGTCACTGTccctgatgattaatgacacTCAAGTTGTTCTCCCATTCATAGCGtctgcctatccttattgttatcctgaacaatggatcgctcagtgGACTGCTAACCCCCAAAATTCGCTCTCATAGGAGGTAACCGAACGACACCAGTTAGATTATCTTTCTATGTACTTAGTCCAATCCATTACTGATATCTTATTTGCAATCCATTACTAAATTggtctaatcagttgttattgtttattgtgtaatgtcTAATCTAGCTTTCCCTAATATTATCTTTCTATGTACTTAGTCCAATCCATTACTGATATCTTATTTACAATTCATTACTAAATTggtctaatcagttgttattgtttattgtgtaaatTCTAATCTAGCTTCCCCCAATGTTATCAATGTAACTGTTTCGTATAAATacggtattagaatcaatgtaAAGTAGTCTTAAgcaatattctgtattatgtagTTGTAGTGTACAGGCTCGGCCTGAATAAAGTCTTTTTAAAAACGCACAGTGTGTTCCTGCACCCTTAACTGGCGCCCGAACTTCTGTAGATCTTCCttgtgaaattgttcgtgttctGTGAACTCTCCCTGGCCGATTTTTTTTTCCTCAGCACTCCGCCGAGTTTTTCATAAGAGAACTACAAACCCCTACTGCAGGACACCGTGCAAAGACTCAGTAGCCAGCCACGAAAAGCAACAACCAGAACTGCAAGACTCCAATACTCACACAGATTGTAACCCGCAGACGTTATCATCTCAATCATCTGCTATCCACCATTGCGGGCCAACACCTAAATAGATTTTCACCAATTCCAACACGAGTTCCAGCAAGGAGATTCGTGGACGAACCTCTCGAAAAAATCTTAAGTGGCCTTGAACCAGAACAGTCGACATCTGATGTGCCGAACCAACCAGTTCCAGCGACCCACAATATCAGTGCTCCACGTCCGGACCCTCCACATCACCTGCAACCTcaacttcaagaacttcacggaTCTCACCAACTTGAAAAAGGTACAATGGCTTCAAAAATCCTATCAGCCAGCATTACTAATTTAGTACCATCATTTAATGGCGACCTTCTAGAACTCTCCTATTTTTTAAGAATTTGTCAAGAAATATATGATGAATTCTGTAGCCAAAATGTGGAAGCACGAGAGACTAACCACTGACTTTTATTCCACCACACTTACAGTCATCTCTCAGGGAAAGCCTGTACGGCTGCCCGAGGTTGTAGAACTATTCCTGACTTATTGACtgcaattaaaaatattttttgcgAAAAAAGACCTATAGCTGACTTAGTAACACAAACCATGATGCTCAAACCATTCAGTAACGAGTCAACCAATGATTTTCTTGATAGGCTAAGTACAAAAAGAGTGTTATAATCGATCGCTATAGCATGGAGAAACTCTCTGATGACACAATCACTTACTTGACTAGTCAACTTGATCGCACATTGATGACCACTCTCATTCGAAATGTACCAGCAGACTTTGCTGCTTTCCTTAGGGTACACAAAATTCTAACAATTGAAGATGCTCAAAACAGCTAATTGCATGATTTCGACAAGTCATTTGATTCCAAACCCTCATTTCGTAACTCCCGTAACAATAACTATCGTAACTTTGAAGACAATCGTAATAATCGCTCCAATCACTTTAATGACGGTCGTAATAATCCCAACAGAAACAATCACTACAATAATCAGCAACGAAACGTTCATCCTGGCTTCACCAGACACAACAccccaaattttgaaaatcctCCTAAATCCCAAAATGGCAGACAATTCAGTAACAATCACAATGGTAGATTCCCTCGTGCAAATTGATGAACAATTTACATATTGTCTGATTCATGCCAACCAGGACAAGACTGTTTATCTTGATCCCCTTGACATTGAAGAAGTGCATCGTGTACTCAATCATGGAATAATACCTGATACAAAAAATATCTCGGTCTCTAGCCTCGATATGCAGGAATTGTTCCACTCTTTTAGTGAAAATACACTAGATGAAATACGCAATGAAATACCCTCTCTAATTCGTACATCTCACATGaacgaagaagaaagagaatttattatggaaTTGTTATCAGAGTTCCCTGAAATAATTAAGCGTGAACACGACTCTCTAACAAGCACTAATCTTCTCCAACATAGAATTAAAACCAAGACTTGCGATTATATCTATACCAAGAACTATCGCTACCCGGAATGCTATAGAGAAGatgttaaaattgaaattgaaaaactctTGAAGAACAAGGTCATTCAACATAGTAATTCCCCGTACAATTCCCCAATTTGGGTTGTCCCAAAGAAGAAAGATGCGTCCGGTAAGCGTAAAATCCGCGTAGTAATTGACTATCGTAAGCTTAATGACATCACTGTAAGTGATAGGTTCCCACTCCCTAACATAGAAGATTTATTCGGAAAAATCGGAAAAGCTACATACTTTTCAGCGATAGATTTATCATCAGGTTTTCACCAAATTGAAATGGATCCTGAATCTATCCCAAAAACCGCTTTCTTCACAGAAAATGGTCATTTTGAATTTCTGCGCATGCCTTTCGGTTTAAAAAATGCCCCTCCGACTTTTCAAAGAGCAATGAATCTGATTTTCTCAGACACACCCAACGTCCTTGTCTACATGGAcgacataattattttttcagacaGCCTTTCCGAACACAAAAAGCATCTTCGGACggtattacaaaaattgaaaaatcacaacCTTCAAATTCAATTGGATAAAACCGAATTCTTCAAACGAGAACTATTGTATTTAGGGCACATAATTTCGAGTGATGGCATACGCCCTAATCCAGAAAAATTAAACGCTGTAAAGAGCTTTCCAATACCTAAAACACCTAAAGCAATTAAACAATTCTTAGGTCTCACTGGCTATTACCGTAAAATGATCCATAATTACGCGAAAATTGCTAAACCTCTTACGCGTTGTCTTCACAAAGATGCAAAAGTCGATCCCACAAACAAGGAATTTTTAAATGCTTTCGAAACTTTAAAATCTGCATTGCAAAACGAACCAATTCTCAGACTTCCAGACTTCTCAAAAAGCTTCACACTCACCACAGATGCAAGCCAATTTGCGATTGGAGCAGTCCTGTCGCAAAAGTTTGAGAAAAACGATCTCCCTATTGCCTATGCCTCTCGCACTTTAAATAGGTCAGAAGAAAATCTCTCTACAATTGAAAAAGAACTTCTTGCAATCGTATGGGCATGTAAGCATTTCAGACCATACCTATACGGCCGACGTTTTGTATTGAGAACTGATCACAAACCTCTTGTTTGGTTGAAGAGTCTGAAAGAACCCAATTCAAAACTATTACGATGGCGACTCCTATTAGAGGAATTTgatttcgaaattcaatttttaaagggTAAAACCAATTTTGTGGCCGACAGTTTGTCTAGAATAAAACTTGACATGCACaatcttttaaatattgatgactctgacgACCTTGCCTCAGTTCTTCAGGATTTCATTGATGACTACTGCCCACCTGAAATTCCCAATAATGACAATGTAAGTACTCAAACGGTACACAGTCAACTTAGttcagataataatcatattgcaaTCATGGATGAGGACAAGATCGTTAATGTTGAACacaatcaaataattatcaaaagagGTACAGACGATCCCACATtccaaaaaaatgtttaataagTATAGGCTAACCATTTATTTCGACGCCTTTTTCGATCTAGATTGTATGCTTGCTATTTGCCGTGAATATCTAAGACCGAACACAACTTATGGGCTTTTTTGTAAAGGAACAGGTATACTAGAACGCTCATCTACAGACTTTCAAACACGGTTCACTTCCTTGATTCGCGAACACTTTGCGACCATTACCATTAAAATATATTCTAAGTTCGTTATTGATGTAACTAAAACTGATGAGGAACAAGGGATTATTGCACAACACCATGTAGGTAAAACATGCCATCGAGGTATTAATGAAAATCTCGCAAAACTTAAACAGAAATACTACTGGCCATGTATGATTGATGATGTTAAACTTTTCATAAACCAATGTACTACCTGTGCACAAACTAAATACGAACGCCACCCAATTAAAGAGAAGTATCAAATAACACCTACGCCGACTAAACCATTTGGAAAGCTTCAAGTCGATACGTATACCTTCAAACAAATGAAAATCTTAACTATAGTCGATTGCTTTTCAAAGAAACTAACGACATTCCCCCTGGAAACTCTCAACtcacatgaaataaataagacCTTCATTCAATATCTCTCCTTTTTCCCATGCCCCTCCGAGGTTCAATCAGACAATGGACGAGAATTTGATAACCACAGTTTCAAACAGCTTCTTCATCTTTATGATATTGAACTCCATCTCACAACACCCGGTCACCCAGACTCTCAAGGCCTAATTGAACGCACTCATTCTACCCTAGGAGAAATACTCAACACAGTACTCCTTGAGAAACCTAATATTAAAACAGACGAAGCGTTACTGATTGCAGTGACAGCCTATAATAATTCTCTCAATTCCACCCATAGTATGACACCTTTCGAAATGACGTTTGGTCACGCAAAACCAGCGCCAACCCCTATTGCAAATGACATACTCGAAGAACAAGTCTACTCTCAtattgacaaattgaaaacactCCACAAATTGATTAGAGATAAAGTAGTTTCGGAAAAAACAAATAGAACTAATAGACTAAATGAATCCAGAGAAGAAACAACCGATTTGCCAACCACTGTCTTCATCAAGTCAACTCataatagaaaagaaaaacCGAAATATTTCGAAGCTAAGGTGACAGGCCCAAGACAGGCGACATCTCAGAATAAACGCGAACCTTTCAAAATCCACCCTAAACGTCTTAAAAGACCTCGAAAGATCATTAAGAAATCTACTGTTACAGATGCTGACCAGAATGATGCTGATAGGCCTACTGCTGGCCCTAGTAATCAAACTCAGAGTCCACGGATATGAGCTCACGGACTTAACAAATACAGCTGGAGCAATCCCAATTAAAACAAGTAGCGATGTTTTTTCTAACACATCTCATGCACATATTCACACTATAAATATAACAGCTCTAGGTTACGAAATTGACGCACTTTTCCTAAATGCTAATTCTCTAACCAACTCTTCTATCGATAAAACGCTCCTTCAAACGCTATTTCAACATTTCACTTACCTATCCAATAAAATGGAGCATGTAAAATCTTATAAAACGCAAAGTAAACACAAACGAGGTATTTTCAATGGTCTAGGTACAGCAATATCTTGGATCACAGGTAACATGGACGCTAATGACAAAgaacattataattcaattgtcagagaaatagaaaataatgaacagATAATCCAGAAAAACCTGGACtcacaaattatttataatcatagGTTAACAGACAAATTTAATgacaatatgaaaattattcaaagcaaCAACGCTGTTTTACAGGATTTTTTACTGAAAGCCTCACATGAAATCAATGTCATTGAACGTCTTCAACAATATTCTCTTCTATTAGCAAGTGTGTCTCTTCTTGAGCTTCATGTAAATGATATTGTGGAAAGTCTGGAATTTTGTAAAAAGAATATTCTACATTCTAGTATTTTATCTCGCTCAGAAATATCTTCAATAGTTTTAAATACTCCCGATAATTTGGCATCACGAGACGCTTCTGTGCTAAGGCAGATCTCAAACGTGCATTGCGCACTTGGTAATGATTTATTGACTTACTTCATTCAAATTCTTATTGAAACCTTGTTAttagattcttattttattatttcgtaTCCAATTACGCCCAACGCAAAACTGACAGATTACAGAGagtatacaatgaaaatcaacaaatcTATTGTATCCTAT encodes the following:
- the LOC120355529 gene encoding uncharacterized protein LOC120355529: MCRTNQFQRPTISVLHVRTLHITCNLNFKNFTDLTNLKKMLTRMMLIGLLLALVIKLRVHGYELTDLTNTAGAIPIKTSSDVFSNTSHAHIHTINITALGYEIDALFLNANSLTNSSIDKTLLQTLFQHFTYLSNKMEHVKSYKTQSKHKRGIFNGLGTAISWITGNMDANDKEHYNSIVREIENNEQIIQKNLDSQIIYNHRLTDKFNDNMKIIQSNNAVLQDFLLKASHEINVIERLQQYSLLLASVSLLELHVNDIVESLEFCKKNILHSSILSRSEISSIVLNTPDNLASRDASVLRQISNVHCALGNDLLTYFIQILIETLLLDSYFIISYPITPNAKLTDYREYTMKINKSIVSYCKGELYVLNDCVLISNTRYCNKLDRLDDPCILDLFSNNELKNCELISLQATCGFVKYIDSISSYLIYKNNNVRLCVNGSEQLINLHSTSLLHVTLNEKMCGFNTPTVYKDTSPLVISKFPAHLKQLDVKFDTVHLANLGDIY